A region from the Agrobacterium cucumeris genome encodes:
- a CDS encoding L,D-transpeptidase family protein, protein MLVLGLSVSTALPGSAAAVTLMDLLRGGPGKVARDRGELPPAGIVTSPSVSGPSADASDPEPLPRVSGPRYYDYKADTARAVNTANFSDDLANLKFSATPEIAKALEAYYGAGGKTLWVSGGELTERANAVIAFFETVGESGLDPADYSISAPAKDVTASISSNATGTTATGTPVETASASTSDAYQRAQMRFELALSAKVLAYVQDTTRGRVDPNRLSGYHDFKRKTVNLAPVLKLAGLSPDVAAYLRSREPSSAEYQALKADLARLRGEGDAAHTVRVPADLVLKPGNSSADMANVVKAIEHRASPAFKAEHAAIISGYQQTQDYTPDLVDLVKAFQSENGLKPDGVIGRATVRAMVGESNEAKIAKVQVAMEQIRWLPADLGQRYVLINQPAFMAYYHNDGVEQFGMKVVVGSKANQTYFFQDEIQTVEFNPYWGVPQSIIVNEMLPKLRRDPSYLDRLGYEVQVGGRAVSSTSVNWYGSTNAVSVRQPPSSDNALGDLKILFPNAHAIYMHDTPAKSFFNRDMRALSHGCIRLVDPRRMAAAVLGTSVDKVGEQIASGKNRAVQVPVKIPVYVAYFTAWPDKDGKVQFFDDVYDRDSYVQKAFAVTTKARAASI, encoded by the coding sequence GTGCTGGTTCTCGGTCTTTCCGTTTCCACCGCTCTTCCCGGCAGCGCCGCTGCGGTAACGCTGATGGACCTTCTGCGCGGCGGCCCGGGCAAGGTTGCGCGTGACCGTGGTGAGTTGCCGCCAGCCGGTATCGTCACCTCGCCGTCGGTTTCAGGACCGAGCGCCGATGCTTCCGATCCCGAGCCCCTGCCGCGCGTTTCCGGCCCGCGTTATTACGACTACAAGGCAGATACCGCCCGCGCCGTGAACACGGCCAATTTCAGTGACGATCTCGCCAATCTGAAGTTCAGCGCCACGCCTGAAATCGCCAAGGCACTGGAAGCCTATTACGGCGCCGGCGGCAAGACGCTGTGGGTTTCCGGCGGCGAGTTGACCGAGCGTGCCAACGCCGTCATCGCCTTCTTCGAGACGGTTGGCGAAAGCGGTCTCGATCCGGCCGATTACAGCATTTCCGCACCGGCAAAGGATGTGACCGCCAGCATCAGCAGCAATGCCACGGGCACGACGGCAACCGGTACACCGGTGGAAACGGCATCGGCATCGACCTCCGACGCCTATCAGCGGGCGCAGATGCGGTTCGAACTGGCGCTGTCTGCCAAGGTTCTGGCCTATGTGCAGGATACGACCCGCGGCCGTGTCGATCCGAACCGGCTCTCCGGTTACCATGATTTCAAGCGCAAGACGGTAAACCTCGCGCCGGTGCTGAAGCTTGCTGGCCTCAGCCCCGATGTTGCTGCCTATCTGCGCAGCCGCGAACCATCGAGTGCCGAATATCAGGCGCTGAAGGCTGACCTGGCCCGCCTGCGCGGTGAGGGCGATGCGGCTCATACCGTCCGTGTTCCCGCCGATCTGGTGCTGAAGCCCGGCAATAGCAGCGCCGACATGGCCAATGTGGTCAAGGCGATCGAACATCGCGCTTCGCCGGCCTTCAAGGCCGAACATGCGGCGATCATTTCGGGCTACCAGCAGACGCAGGACTATACGCCTGACCTCGTCGATCTGGTGAAGGCGTTCCAGAGCGAAAACGGCCTCAAGCCGGATGGCGTCATCGGCCGCGCCACTGTTCGCGCCATGGTTGGCGAAAGCAACGAGGCGAAAATCGCCAAGGTGCAGGTGGCCATGGAGCAGATCCGCTGGCTGCCGGCCGATCTCGGCCAGCGTTACGTCCTTATCAACCAGCCGGCTTTCATGGCCTATTACCACAATGATGGCGTGGAACAGTTCGGCATGAAGGTGGTCGTCGGCTCCAAGGCCAACCAGACCTATTTCTTCCAGGACGAAATCCAGACTGTCGAGTTCAATCCCTATTGGGGCGTGCCGCAGTCGATCATCGTCAACGAGATGCTGCCGAAGCTGCGCCGCGATCCCTCCTATCTCGACCGGCTGGGTTATGAAGTGCAGGTGGGCGGCCGCGCGGTCTCCTCCACCAGCGTCAACTGGTATGGCTCGACCAACGCCGTTTCCGTGCGCCAGCCGCCGAGCAGCGACAATGCGCTGGGCGACCTGAAAATCCTGTTCCCCAATGCGCATGCGATCTACATGCATGACACACCGGCCAAGAGCTTCTTCAACCGCGACATGCGGGCGCTGAGCCATGGCTGTATCCGTCTGGTCGATCCGCGCCGCATGGCGGCTGCGGTTCTCGGCACCAGCGTCGACAAGGTGGGCGAGCAGATTGCTTCGGGCAAGAACCGCGCCGTGCAGGTGCCGGTGAAAATCCCGGTCTATGTCGCCTATTTCACCGCCTGGCCGGACAAGGACGGCAAGGTGCAGTTCTTCGATGACGTCTATGATCGTGACAGCTATGTGCAGAAGGCGTTTGCCGTGACGACAAAGGCGCGGGCCGCGTCGATCTGA
- the secG gene encoding preprotein translocase subunit SecG codes for MQTVLIVIHLMIVLALVGVVLIQRSEGGGLGIGGGSGFMSARGTANALTRTTGILAALFFLTSLGLGLMTRYESRPTDILNRIPATQGQGNGILDTLGPATTPATPAPAGNGVPTNSGAAAPAQTAPAASGTAAPAPAQPADPNAVPTGQ; via the coding sequence ATGCAGACCGTTTTGATTGTTATTCACCTCATGATCGTGCTGGCGCTTGTCGGCGTGGTCCTGATCCAGCGTTCCGAAGGCGGCGGCCTCGGTATCGGCGGCGGTTCGGGCTTCATGTCCGCGCGCGGAACGGCCAATGCGTTGACCCGCACGACGGGGATTCTCGCCGCGCTGTTCTTCCTGACGTCGCTCGGCCTTGGTCTTATGACCCGCTACGAATCGCGCCCGACCGACATCCTGAACCGTATTCCGGCCACACAGGGCCAGGGCAACGGCATTCTCGACACGCTCGGCCCGGCAACGACGCCCGCAACACCGGCTCCGGCTGGAAATGGCGTTCCGACCAATAGTGGCGCAGCCGCACCCGCACAGACGGCTCCGGCCGCTTCCGGTACGGCCGCTCCGGCACCGGCGCAGCCCGCCGATCCGAACGCAGTTCCGACCGGTCAATAA
- the rpiA gene encoding ribose-5-phosphate isomerase RpiA, whose translation MDARQMKIKAAEAALSHVQDGMRLGIGTGSTAEEFVRLLAEKVAAGLKVEGVPTSERTARLCVELGVPLKSLDELPELDLTIDGADEVDHALRLVKGGGGALLREKIVAAASARVIVIADQSKVVETLGAFPLPIEINPFGQVATRIAIEKLAARSGLSGALTMRSSGDGAFMTDGGHLILDASFGRIPDAEALARELNTIPGVVEHGLFINLASLAIIAGPEGARVMQAV comes from the coding sequence ATGGATGCCCGCCAGATGAAGATCAAGGCCGCCGAGGCCGCATTGTCCCACGTGCAAGACGGGATGAGGCTTGGTATCGGCACGGGTTCGACGGCCGAGGAATTCGTCAGGCTTCTGGCCGAGAAGGTCGCTGCCGGCCTGAAAGTCGAGGGTGTTCCGACATCCGAGCGCACCGCGCGTCTCTGCGTCGAGCTTGGCGTGCCACTGAAATCTCTCGATGAATTGCCGGAACTGGATTTGACCATCGACGGCGCTGACGAAGTCGATCATGCGCTGCGCCTCGTCAAGGGCGGCGGTGGTGCTCTTCTGCGCGAAAAGATCGTTGCGGCAGCATCTGCCCGCGTGATCGTCATTGCCGACCAGAGCAAGGTCGTCGAGACGCTGGGCGCCTTTCCGCTTCCCATCGAAATCAACCCGTTCGGCCAGGTGGCGACACGCATCGCCATTGAAAAGCTGGCGGCTCGATCCGGTCTTTCGGGCGCATTGACAATGCGTTCATCCGGCGACGGCGCCTTCATGACGGATGGCGGACACCTTATCCTCGACGCATCTTTTGGCCGTATTCCTGATGCAGAAGCGCTAGCACGCGAGCTGAACACGATTCCCGGTGTCGTCGAGCACGGACTTTTCATAAATTTGGCATCGCTTGCCATTATCGCGGGTCCTGAAGGCGCCCGCGTGATGCAGGCAGTATAA
- a CDS encoding CTP synthase — protein sequence MARYVFITGGVVSSLGKGIAAAALGALLQSRGYRVRLRKLDPYLNVDPGTMSPTQHGEVFVTDDGAETDLDLGHYERFTGRSATKTDNITTGRIYKNIIDKERRGDYLGATVQVIPHVTNEIKDFVIEGNDDYDFVICEIGGTVGDIEAMPFMEAIRQLGNDLPRGTAIYLHLTLMPYIPAAGELKTKPTQHSVKELQALGIHPDILLVRADREIPEAERRKLSLFCNVRPSAVIQALDVANIYDVPIAYHKEGLDSEVLAAFGIEPAPKPRLEQWEEVCNRIRTPEGEVTIAIVGKYTGLKDAYKSLIEALHHGGFANRVKVKLEWIESEVFEKEDPTPYLEKVNGILVPGGFGERGSEGKIMAAQFARERNVPYFGICFGMQMAVVEAARHLAGIENASSTEFGPTSEPVVGLMTEWVKGNELEKRSSKGDLGGTMRLGAYKAALKKDTKIADIYGTTDISERHRHRYEVNVDYKDRLEECGLVFSGMSPDGVLPETVEYPDHPWFIGVQYHPELKSRPLDPHPLFASFVEAAVEQSRLV from the coding sequence ATGGCGCGATATGTATTCATCACAGGCGGCGTGGTCTCCTCTCTCGGTAAGGGCATCGCAGCTGCGGCACTCGGAGCTTTGCTGCAATCCCGTGGTTATCGGGTGCGGCTTCGCAAACTCGACCCCTATCTGAACGTTGATCCCGGCACCATGAGCCCGACACAGCACGGCGAAGTGTTCGTGACGGATGACGGTGCCGAGACGGACCTCGACCTTGGCCACTATGAACGCTTTACCGGGCGTTCGGCCACCAAGACCGACAACATCACCACCGGTCGCATCTACAAGAACATCATCGACAAGGAACGGCGCGGCGATTATCTCGGCGCAACGGTTCAGGTCATTCCGCATGTCACCAACGAGATCAAGGATTTCGTGATCGAAGGCAATGACGATTACGACTTCGTCATCTGCGAGATCGGCGGCACGGTGGGTGACATCGAGGCGATGCCGTTCATGGAAGCGATCCGTCAGCTCGGCAACGACCTGCCGCGCGGCACGGCGATCTATCTTCACCTGACACTGATGCCCTATATTCCGGCGGCTGGCGAATTGAAGACCAAGCCGACCCAGCATTCCGTCAAGGAACTGCAGGCGCTCGGCATTCATCCCGACATCCTGCTGGTGCGCGCCGACCGGGAAATTCCGGAAGCCGAACGCCGCAAGCTTTCGCTGTTCTGCAACGTGCGTCCTTCCGCCGTCATCCAGGCGCTGGATGTGGCGAATATCTATGACGTTCCGATTGCCTACCACAAGGAAGGCCTCGATTCGGAAGTGCTGGCCGCGTTCGGCATCGAGCCGGCGCCGAAGCCGCGTCTGGAACAGTGGGAAGAGGTTTGCAACCGTATCCGCACGCCGGAAGGCGAGGTCACGATTGCGATCGTCGGCAAATATACCGGCCTCAAGGATGCCTATAAGTCGCTGATCGAGGCGCTGCATCACGGCGGTTTTGCCAACCGCGTCAAGGTCAAGCTGGAATGGATCGAGTCGGAGGTCTTCGAAAAGGAAGATCCGACGCCCTATCTCGAAAAGGTCAACGGCATTCTGGTGCCCGGCGGCTTCGGCGAGCGCGGTTCGGAAGGCAAGATCATGGCGGCGCAGTTCGCGCGTGAGCGCAACGTGCCCTATTTCGGCATCTGCTTCGGCATGCAGATGGCGGTCGTGGAAGCGGCCCGTCATCTCGCCGGCATCGAAAATGCCTCTTCGACCGAATTTGGTCCGACGTCCGAGCCTGTTGTTGGCCTGATGACCGAATGGGTGAAGGGCAACGAGCTGGAGAAGCGTTCCTCCAAGGGCGATCTCGGCGGTACGATGCGTCTCGGCGCCTACAAGGCGGCGCTGAAGAAAGACACCAAGATCGCCGATATCTACGGCACCACGGATATTTCCGAGCGCCACCGTCACCGCTACGAGGTGAATGTGGACTACAAGGATCGGCTGGAAGAATGCGGCCTCGTCTTCTCGGGCATGTCTCCGGATGGTGTGCTGCCGGAAACGGTGGAATATCCTGACCACCCGTGGTTCATTGGTGTTCAGTATCACCCTGAACTGAAGAGCCGCCCGCTCGACCCGCATCCGCTTTTCGCCAGCTTCGTTGAAGCGGCGGTGGAGCAGAGCCGGCTGGTTTGA
- a CDS encoding DUF2059 domain-containing protein — protein sequence MIKLAGLGKAAAASILISGVVFGTAVRAQEISEAHVAAARQAIASLGVTDRFDDILPGLAERLKAELIQASPNVEDAITETVDAKALELAPRRADLEREAALTYARAFSVEELNAISAFYSSEAGKKLLKDGPIATRELMKAADIWAAGINRDLNASSMSELQKVAGADLKPLPADQNATGGAPAAPKP from the coding sequence ATGATCAAACTAGCGGGACTGGGCAAAGCTGCCGCTGCTTCGATCCTCATTTCCGGCGTTGTGTTCGGTACTGCCGTACGCGCTCAGGAAATTTCGGAAGCGCATGTTGCTGCCGCACGGCAGGCAATCGCCTCTCTTGGCGTTACCGACCGTTTTGACGACATTCTGCCTGGACTGGCCGAGCGTCTGAAGGCCGAACTCATTCAGGCCTCGCCGAACGTCGAAGACGCCATCACCGAGACCGTCGATGCCAAGGCTCTCGAGCTTGCGCCGCGCCGCGCCGATCTGGAACGCGAGGCTGCACTCACCTATGCGCGCGCCTTCAGCGTTGAAGAGCTGAACGCCATTTCCGCCTTCTACAGCAGCGAAGCGGGCAAGAAGCTTCTGAAGGATGGCCCTATCGCCACGCGCGAACTGATGAAGGCCGCCGATATCTGGGCTGCCGGCATCAACCGCGATCTCAACGCGTCCAGCATGTCTGAACTGCAGAAGGTTGCCGGCGCTGATCTGAAGCCGCTTCCGGCCGACCAGAACGCCACGGGCGGCGCTCCGGCTGCTCCCAAGCCCTGA
- the fumC gene encoding class II fumarate hydratase, translating into MTATRTETDTFGPIEVQADRYWGAQAQRSLGNFKIGWEKQPASVVRALGIVKQAAARANMALAGLDPKVGDAIIAAAQEVIDGKLTEHFPLVVWQTGSGTQSNMNANEVISNRAIEMLGGEMGTKKPVHPNDHVNMSQSSNDTYPTAMHIACVEEIVHHLLPALKHLHKALEAKVKQFEKIIKIGRTHTQDATPLTLGQEFSGYAAQVASAIANIETTLPALSKLAQGGTAVGTGLNAPIGFAEKVADEISKITGLSFVTAPNKFEALASHDSMVFSHGAINAAAAALFKIANDIRFLGSGPRAGLGELSLPENEPGSSIMPGKVNPTQSEALTQVCAHIFGNNAALSFAGSQGHFELNVYNPMMAYNFLQSVQLLGDAAVSFTDNCVVGIEAREDNIRKGVENSLMLVTALNGKLGYDICAKIAKTAHKNGTTLREETVGGGYLTNEEFDQFVRPENMIGPK; encoded by the coding sequence ATGACAGCCACACGGACGGAAACCGATACATTTGGACCCATTGAAGTTCAGGCCGATCGCTATTGGGGCGCGCAGGCGCAGCGCTCGCTCGGCAACTTCAAGATCGGCTGGGAAAAGCAGCCCGCCTCTGTCGTTCGTGCGCTGGGCATCGTCAAGCAGGCTGCCGCCCGTGCCAACATGGCGCTGGCGGGTCTCGACCCCAAGGTCGGCGACGCCATCATTGCCGCCGCACAGGAAGTCATCGACGGCAAGCTGACCGAGCATTTCCCGCTCGTCGTCTGGCAGACCGGCTCCGGCACCCAGTCCAACATGAATGCCAATGAGGTGATTTCCAACCGCGCAATCGAAATGCTCGGCGGCGAAATGGGCACCAAGAAGCCCGTCCACCCCAATGACCACGTCAATATGAGCCAGTCCTCGAACGACACCTACCCGACGGCGATGCACATCGCCTGCGTGGAAGAGATCGTTCACCACCTGCTGCCCGCCCTCAAGCACCTGCACAAGGCGCTGGAAGCCAAGGTCAAGCAGTTCGAGAAGATCATCAAGATCGGCCGTACCCACACGCAGGATGCGACCCCGCTGACGCTCGGGCAGGAATTCTCCGGCTATGCCGCGCAGGTCGCCTCCGCCATCGCCAACATTGAAACCACCCTGCCCGCGCTCTCCAAGCTCGCCCAGGGCGGCACGGCCGTCGGCACGGGCCTCAACGCTCCCATCGGTTTTGCCGAAAAGGTTGCCGACGAGATTTCCAAGATCACCGGCCTTTCCTTCGTCACCGCGCCGAACAAGTTCGAAGCGCTCGCCTCGCATGATTCCATGGTCTTCTCGCATGGCGCGATCAATGCGGCTGCCGCAGCGTTGTTCAAGATCGCCAACGACATCCGCTTCCTCGGTTCAGGCCCGCGCGCCGGTCTCGGTGAATTGTCGCTGCCGGAAAACGAGCCCGGCTCGTCGATCATGCCGGGCAAGGTCAACCCCACCCAGTCGGAAGCACTGACCCAGGTCTGCGCCCACATCTTCGGCAACAATGCAGCGCTCTCCTTTGCCGGTTCGCAGGGCCACTTCGAGCTCAACGTCTATAACCCGATGATGGCCTACAACTTCCTGCAGTCGGTCCAGCTTCTGGGCGACGCCGCCGTCTCCTTCACCGACAATTGCGTCGTCGGCATCGAGGCCCGCGAAGACAATATCAGAAAGGGCGTCGAAAACTCGCTGATGCTGGTGACGGCGCTGAACGGCAAGCTTGGCTACGACATCTGCGCCAAGATCGCCAAGACCGCGCACAAGAACGGCACAACGCTGCGCGAAGAAACCGTTGGTGGCGGATACCTCACCAACGAGGAATTCGACCAGTTTGTACGCCCGGAAAACATGATCGGCCCGAAATAA
- a CDS encoding alpha/beta fold hydrolase: protein MSTAHFTFCTLFCLTVAVMPGAASAADGPLRPFKDELFSSQTVLSTGDGGASEVIDYQEMRDINGRDEVPERRVKRQYVDMTPKKAQALETVSVEGRALEVGRVGPASGQAFTVIFIHGRGGDRRLGMNDYTFGGNFNRLKNLAVANGGTYYVPSVRSFDENGVADVAALIADAAKKSGGKPVVLTCASMGSFICYGISRDKLAVANLKGMAILGGAVDPDFPKSAFAKAKKPVWFTHGSADKVYSADSQATIFRALLKAGEPARFTRFETGSHGTPVRMTDWRAVLNWILSR, encoded by the coding sequence ATGTCCACAGCTCATTTCACGTTTTGTACTCTTTTCTGCCTGACTGTTGCGGTGATGCCGGGCGCTGCTTCCGCTGCCGATGGGCCGCTGCGCCCCTTCAAGGACGAGCTGTTTTCCAGCCAGACGGTGCTTTCCACCGGAGATGGCGGCGCGTCGGAAGTCATCGATTATCAGGAGATGCGCGACATCAACGGCCGCGACGAGGTGCCGGAGCGGCGGGTGAAGCGGCAATATGTGGATATGACGCCGAAGAAGGCGCAGGCGCTGGAAACGGTGTCGGTTGAGGGAAGGGCGCTTGAGGTCGGCCGCGTCGGGCCGGCAAGCGGGCAGGCCTTCACGGTCATCTTCATCCATGGACGCGGCGGCGACCGGCGGCTCGGCATGAACGACTATACGTTCGGCGGCAATTTCAATCGGCTGAAAAATCTCGCGGTGGCCAATGGCGGAACCTATTATGTTCCGAGCGTGCGCTCCTTCGATGAAAACGGCGTTGCCGATGTTGCGGCGCTGATTGCCGATGCGGCCAAAAAGTCGGGCGGAAAGCCTGTCGTGCTCACCTGCGCCTCAATGGGCAGTTTCATCTGTTATGGCATCAGCCGCGACAAGCTTGCGGTCGCCAATCTCAAGGGTATGGCGATCCTTGGTGGTGCGGTCGATCCCGATTTTCCGAAAAGCGCCTTTGCCAAAGCGAAGAAACCGGTCTGGTTCACCCATGGCAGTGCTGACAAGGTCTATTCGGCCGACAGCCAAGCGACGATCTTTCGTGCATTGCTGAAGGCCGGGGAGCCGGCGCGGTTTACGCGGTTCGAGACCGGCAGCCACGGAACGCCGGTGCGCATGACCGACTGGCGGGCGGTTTTGAACTGGATTTTAAGTCGCTGA
- the tpiA gene encoding triose-phosphate isomerase — protein MTPNVRPLVAGNWKMNGTRASLDQIKAMAEGVKGALSEKVDALICPPSTLLYVATALCDDSPLMIGGQDCHQNASGAHTGDISAEMIADCFGTHVIVGHSERRTDHAETDHLVRAKAVAAHQADLIAIVCIGETADERKAGQTLDILKRQLAGSLPDEATAENTVIAYEPVWAIGTGLTPTTQDVREAHAFMRDELVKRFGEAGKTMRILYGGSVKPANALELMGVENVDGALIGGASLKASDFLSIYAAYEQLTA, from the coding sequence ATGACGCCGAATGTTCGACCGCTTGTTGCCGGAAACTGGAAGATGAACGGCACGCGTGCCTCGCTCGATCAGATCAAGGCCATGGCAGAGGGCGTCAAGGGCGCACTGTCCGAGAAGGTGGATGCGCTGATCTGCCCACCCTCGACGCTGCTTTATGTGGCAACGGCGCTGTGCGATGACAGCCCGCTGATGATCGGCGGACAGGATTGCCATCAGAATGCATCCGGCGCACATACGGGCGATATTTCCGCCGAAATGATTGCCGACTGCTTCGGCACCCATGTCATCGTCGGCCATTCCGAGCGCCGCACCGATCACGCCGAGACGGATCATCTGGTGCGTGCCAAGGCCGTGGCCGCCCATCAGGCCGATCTCATCGCCATCGTCTGCATTGGCGAGACGGCGGATGAGCGCAAGGCTGGCCAGACGCTCGATATTCTCAAGCGCCAGCTGGCTGGCTCGCTGCCGGATGAAGCGACGGCTGAAAATACGGTCATCGCCTATGAGCCTGTCTGGGCGATCGGCACCGGTCTCACCCCCACCACGCAGGACGTGCGCGAGGCCCATGCCTTCATGCGCGACGAGCTCGTCAAGCGCTTCGGTGAAGCCGGCAAGACCATGCGCATTCTCTATGGCGGTTCGGTGAAACCCGCCAATGCGCTGGAACTGATGGGCGTCGAGAACGTCGATGGCGCGCTGATCGGCGGCGCCAGCTTGAAAGCCTCGGACTTCCTTTCCATCTATGCGGCATATGAGCAACTGACGGCCTGA
- a CDS encoding alpha/beta hydrolase: MICRRSLLLAGAFLATAMKVPNLFAENNRSRIALWPGLSPGGGGPDGPAEISKKGAVTNIAIPSLEIFAPDTPNGAAMIIAGGGGYKRIEEGKESYPAARWLAARGIYAFVLSYRLPIEAWAAGPLAPLQDAQRAFRLVRARAPEWQIDPHRVGALGFSAGGHLMGLAAARSAFTSYEGVDDIDRQSARPDVAALIYPVITLAAPYDHTSTRRSLVGRHPADEATRQWSVESHVSKDCPPVFLTQADDDRISNPANSRIMQEACEKAGVDVELHPIASGGHGFGMGKAGTPTEKWPSWYEAWLRRQNFLA, from the coding sequence ATGATCTGCCGCCGCAGTCTGCTTCTTGCGGGCGCATTCCTCGCAACGGCGATGAAAGTCCCCAACCTGTTTGCTGAGAACAATCGATCTCGCATTGCCCTCTGGCCCGGCCTGTCTCCCGGTGGCGGCGGCCCTGACGGCCCTGCGGAAATCAGCAAAAAAGGCGCCGTCACCAATATCGCCATACCAAGCCTTGAGATATTTGCCCCTGACACGCCCAATGGGGCCGCGATGATCATAGCCGGTGGTGGCGGATATAAACGCATAGAGGAAGGCAAGGAATCCTATCCCGCCGCACGCTGGCTCGCGGCCAGAGGCATTTACGCTTTTGTCCTCAGCTACCGCCTGCCAATTGAAGCATGGGCCGCCGGGCCGCTCGCACCGCTCCAGGATGCGCAGCGCGCATTTCGTCTGGTGCGTGCACGCGCCCCGGAATGGCAGATCGATCCCCACAGGGTCGGCGCGCTCGGCTTCTCTGCTGGCGGGCACTTGATGGGGCTCGCGGCCGCCCGTTCGGCGTTCACGTCTTACGAAGGCGTCGATGACATCGACAGGCAATCAGCCCGGCCGGATGTCGCAGCGCTGATCTATCCGGTCATTACGCTTGCAGCTCCCTATGACCACACATCAACCCGCAGATCGCTCGTCGGCAGGCACCCGGCAGATGAAGCAACGCGGCAATGGTCGGTGGAAAGTCACGTGAGCAAAGACTGCCCTCCGGTCTTCCTCACACAGGCGGATGATGACCGGATTTCCAATCCCGCCAACAGCCGTATCATGCAAGAGGCCTGTGAAAAGGCTGGTGTGGATGTTGAACTTCATCCAATAGCGTCAGGCGGCCACGGCTTTGGCATGGGTAAGGCCGGCACCCCAACGGAAAAGTGGCCAAGCTGGTACGAGGCGTGGCTGCGGAGACAGAACTTTCTGGCATGA
- a CDS encoding HAD family hydrolase gives MTSRPLSPLAIFDLDGTLVDTAADLVSSLNHTIAVAGLAPVTYDDLTHLVGQGARVMIKRAFALRQTELPEAEIDPLYERFITHYRAEMPGESRPYPGIVNTLDALSEAGITLAVCTNKTEILAVPLLEKLGLTRYFAAITCGDTFAFRKPDARHILGTIEKAGGDSRRSIMVGDSINDILAAKNAGVPSIGVTFGYTDVPMAELEPDVVIDDFAALTPDLVGRLLTGRDAAA, from the coding sequence GTGACATCCCGCCCGCTCTCTCCGCTTGCCATTTTCGATCTCGACGGCACGCTCGTCGATACCGCCGCCGACCTGGTCTCGAGCCTCAACCACACCATCGCCGTTGCCGGCCTTGCGCCCGTCACCTATGACGACCTGACCCACCTTGTCGGCCAGGGTGCGCGGGTGATGATCAAGCGGGCTTTCGCATTGCGCCAGACGGAACTGCCGGAAGCCGAGATCGATCCGCTCTATGAGCGTTTCATCACCCATTACCGCGCCGAAATGCCGGGTGAAAGCCGCCCCTATCCCGGCATCGTCAACACGCTGGATGCGCTCTCGGAAGCCGGTATCACGCTTGCCGTCTGCACCAACAAGACTGAAATCCTCGCTGTGCCGCTGCTCGAAAAACTGGGGCTGACGCGATATTTCGCGGCCATCACCTGCGGCGATACCTTCGCCTTCCGCAAACCGGATGCCCGCCATATTCTCGGCACCATCGAAAAGGCCGGCGGCGATAGCAGACGCTCGATCATGGTCGGCGACAGCATCAACGATATTCTCGCCGCAAAGAACGCCGGCGTACCGTCGATCGGCGTGACCTTCGGTTACACGGATGTGCCGATGGCCGAGCTGGAACCTGACGTCGTGATCGATGATTTTGCAGCACTGACGCCCGATCTGGTGGGCCGGTTGCTGACCGGACGCGACGCGGCGGCGTAA